The genomic interval CCCACCCCAAGCCCGAGCCATTCCTGCCGTCCACTGCGCTCATGCTGGTTGTTGTTGCTCATCGATGCCGTGATCAATGGCTGCAGCGCACAAATGATGGCGGCAATCCCTGCCGGTAGCCCGCCCCGGATGGCGATGTAGACACTGACCAGATAGGCAAACTGCGCCAGGAAACCAATGACGGCGTTGTAGCGTATCTGCGCCCACGTAAGCGTACGCAGCCGATGCACGACAAAAGGCAGCAGGCAGATGCTGACCAGCAGAAACCGCCAGAACAGCAGGTTGATGGCACCCGCGTCTTCCGTGCCCAGCCGGGCACCAATAAAGCCCGAACTCCAGGAAAGGACAAAGATGACTTGCAGCAGGATCAGGTACGGCGCACTGCTTGGCATGTTCACGCCCCTGTGTGATGCAATTGCGCGAACGTAATCGGCTCGATGCCTATCCTTGAAAACTGGCGGGCTGCTGATCGCTGCAAGGCCCAGCGTAACCCCAACCATTTAGGGATCGTCGCAGGGATGCCATCGTCGGAGGCCAAGTGCCAAAACCGGTTGGAGTCGTCACCAAAATAGGGACAATGAAAGGACAGCACCAACGACATGCGTCGCCCGCTGACCACCGGGCGCACACCGTGGAACAATCGGCTGCCATAGATGAACAAGGCATCGCCAGGTGCGTCCAGGCGCGCATTTTCGAAGGTACGGTGGTCCAGCGCATCAAAGCTGTCGACAGTGCCGTTATGGAACAGGAATTCGCCCCCGCTGTATTCGCAGGCCCCCGACAGCACGATGTTCAGCACGTAATTGGTGCCGTCTGTGTGCCACATGCCGAGTTGCTGCTGTTGCTCGACAGGCTTGGGGTAGAAATAGTTGACCTGCGAGCGCGCATTGACCATGGGGTAAGGCACCAGCGGCACGCCTGCAATGCGCGAGACAGCTAACAGGAATGAGCGGCTGCACATCATGTCGTTGATGAACGATGATAAAGCCGTCACCCCTCGCGTACGCCGCGAAATGATCCAGTCGCTGTCAGCCGCCCCCTCCTCCAGACGGCTGCAGATGCCTTGCAAGGCCGCAACGCCCTCGGGCGTGAACAGCCGATGCACAACCGCCACCCCGGTGATGCTGTCCGCTGCGATTTTGGCGTGCGGGCTGTCGGCATACCCAAGCTGCCCAAGTGTTCGGGTGTCGCTGAGGACGGGCCCGTGCTGGCAAAGCAAATCGTCCGACCAGGGCAACTGCTCACTGAGGCAGATAGGCGATGGCCGCGGCGTGCGCTTCAATGTCGACTTGAGCGCCAGCTTCACGCGCCCTACACCGCGTTCGAACAGGGGTAAGGTGTCTGAAGGATTCATGATGTGTCTGTCCCCGTAGAGTCACTACTGAAGGTACTTGGCGATCTGATAGCGCACCGAGCCATCACCGCTGGCGAACTCGTCCACCACACTGCAGTTGCAATGCCGGGCCCTGATGCGACGGAACTGTTCGGGCGTGTACTTGAGGCAGATGTTGGTCAGCAGGTACCCACGTTGCTGCAGACGCTGCACAGGTTGCAGGGTTACCGCGACATGGATGGGGTCATCCTGAATGCGTAGCGGTACGAGCATGGCTTCATGCTCGCCCGAGGGGATGAAGCCTTGTTGAAGCGCGACCATTTGGGAGAACTGGAGCATGCAGGGGTTGGCGTAGAACTTGAGGATGGTACTTTCCAGGCCTTCGTCGTAGACCTGCATTTCCGAAAGGATGTAGGTGGTGTTACCTGCAAGGCTACGAATCAGCCGCCCAGTGCTCACTGGCAGCTCGTTACCCTCCTGAAAACCAAGCAGGGTGATGAGAGTGAGCTCCTGATCGTGACGCAAATCCTCATGGGTTACGGTGCGGTAATCAGCGGCGATGTAATTGAAACTGCCATCCTCGCGCACGATGGGCCCCACGGCATCGCTCATC from Pseudomonas kermanshahensis carries:
- a CDS encoding 2OG-Fe(II) oxygenase gives rise to the protein MNPSDTLPLFERGVGRVKLALKSTLKRTPRPSPICLSEQLPWSDDLLCQHGPVLSDTRTLGQLGYADSPHAKIAADSITGVAVVHRLFTPEGVAALQGICSRLEEGAADSDWIISRRTRGVTALSSFINDMMCSRSFLLAVSRIAGVPLVPYPMVNARSQVNYFYPKPVEQQQQLGMWHTDGTNYVLNIVLSGACEYSGGEFLFHNGTVDSFDALDHRTFENARLDAPGDALFIYGSRLFHGVRPVVSGRRMSLVLSFHCPYFGDDSNRFWHLASDDGIPATIPKWLGLRWALQRSAARQFSRIGIEPITFAQLHHTGA